CGACTACGACAAAAACCTGATCGAGCACAGTTATATCCGGCAGCACCGATTTCCGATGGTATTTCGCGCATTGGGTATTGACGAGTCGGCTATCCAGGTCGATCTGAATGCCGAATACCTGAAATTGCTTCCTTACAAACCACATCTATTGGAATCGGCCCGCGATATTCTGGACTACCTGCATGGCCGGTATGTGATGCACATTATCACCAACGGGTTCGCCGAAATTCAGGCAATCAAGATGAACAGTTCCGATATTGCTCACTATTTCGTGAACGTAATTACGAGTGAGAAAGCCAACGCCAAAAAGCCTGATCCAAGGGTATTTGAGTACGCGATGGCGATCAGTGGCACAACAGCCGCCGAGAGTCTGATGATTGGCGATAACTACGAGGCCGATATTCTGGGAGCTAAAAGTGTGGGTATCGACACGCTATTCTATAACCCGGAAGGCATGTCTGTTGCCGATAAACCGACCTACGAGATTCGCCACTGGAATG
This window of the Spirosoma aerolatum genome carries:
- a CDS encoding YjjG family noncanonical pyrimidine nucleotidase, which encodes MYKHLFFDLDHTLWDFDRNSAECIIELFETFRLADLGIESASEFSRHFIAVNRKLWADYDKNLIEHSYIRQHRFPMVFRALGIDESAIQVDLNAEYLKLLPYKPHLLESARDILDYLHGRYVMHIITNGFAEIQAIKMNSSDIAHYFVNVITSEKANAKKPDPRVFEYAMAISGTTAAESLMIGDNYEADILGAKSVGIDTLFYNPEGMSVADKPTYEIRHWNELRAIL